A stretch of Camelina sativa cultivar DH55 chromosome 18, Cs, whole genome shotgun sequence DNA encodes these proteins:
- the LOC104760442 gene encoding uncharacterized protein LOC104760442, giving the protein MADASPQGGSNPKPRPRRRLIPRPQVFISFRGEDARNFFLRMLVMILGSRKINWFTDTRLPVGENLEELFTEIKKSKIAIVIFSKRYSDSKWCMEELSIIDELARDGKLKVVPVYYKVSHSDVKHFQGEFGKSFERLKDKYEINEPENILKWKASVESIAKRKGLLSYIGGKVPAPLHSQIVNAVIAYLNKMPGGKVKPLENKLTMTDVFILAFVVAFLCRYIISPLFFDNADFFNNKKWLFGFPTAVAFWFQNNNKNDQNNPSHGTTTPTPSNTEPPPPPGTRPSPSNFKPPPPPFTRPTPPPPFTRPSPPPPFTRPTPPPPPSFTRPTPSSFKRRPPPPRTETPSP; this is encoded by the exons ATGGCCGATGCCTCCCCTCAAGGTGGATCCAATCCCAAACCCCGCCCACGCCGCCGCCTTATTCCTCGTCCTCAGGTTTTCATCAGTTTCCGTGGAGAGGACGCTCGCAACTTCTTTCTAAGAATGCTCGTGATGATCTTAGGATCTCGAAAGATTAACTGGTTCACAGATACCCGCTTACCAGTAGGGGAGAATTTAGAAGAACTCTTCACGGAgatcaaaaagtcaaaaatcGCTATTGTGATCTTCTCTAAGAGGTACTCAGACTCTAAATGGTGCATGGAAGAGCTTTCCATTATAGACGAGCTAGCGAGAGACGGTAAACTTAAGGTTGTCCCAGTCTACTATAAGGTGAGCCACAGCGACGTGAAACACTTCCAGGGAGAGTTCGGCAAAAGTTTCGAACGAttgaaagataaatatgaaATCAATGAACCAGAGAATATCTTGAAATGGAAAGCCTCTGTGGAGTCAATCGCAAAGAGAAAAGGCTTGCTCTCTTACATTGGCGG CAAAGTTCCAGCGCCTCTTCATTCCCAGATCGTTAATGCTGTTATTGCTTACTTAAACAAAATGCCAGGAGGAAAGGTCAAGCCCCTGGAAAATAAACTAACGATGACAGACGTGTTCATTTTGGCCTTTGTTGTAGCTTTTCTTTGTCGCTACATCATATCCCCTCTGTTTTTCGACAATGCGGATTTTTTCAATAATAAGAAGTGGCTGTTTGGTTTCCCGACAGCTGTTGCTTTCTGgttccaaaacaacaacaagaatgaTCAGAACAACCCATCTCATGGCACAACTACACCAACCCCTTCCAACAccgaaccaccaccacctcctggCACCAGACCAAGCCCTTCTAACTTtaaaccaccaccacctcctttcACTAGACCAACCCCACCACCTCCTTTCACTAGACCAAGCCCACCACCTCCTTTCACTAGACCAaccccaccaccacctccttctTTTACCAGACCAACCCCTTCCAGCTTCAAACGAAGACCACCACCTCCTCGCACCGAAACACCATCTCCTTAA